The genomic DNA AGGCCAGGCCGACCCCAGCCAGCGCCGCCACTTCCTCGCGCCGCAGGCCGGGCGTGCGGCGGCGGCCGCCAGCAGGCAGCCCCACGGCGGCGGGACTCAGGCGTTCGCGGCGCAGCCGCAGGAATTCGGCCAGGTCGGCGCGGGTGCGGTCCAGCCGCTGCGCGCCCGGCCCGGGGGCGTCGGCCCGCGCTGCCGGCGCGGTGGCCGGAGCGCTGTCATGCAAGGCGGAACGGGGCATAGGCTATTGCCTTCAGTAATAGCATAAACAGCTAAATTGTATGAGGCTAGAACAGGCCACAGAATAGCGCCGATCCCACTCTCGCGGCCTGCTCATGTCTTGCGTCACCCTCCCCTCGCCCTGCCCCGGCACGCCCGCCCGGCCCGCCTCGCCCGGCCCCCTTGGCCTGGCGGTGCTGCTGTCCGGCGGCTTCATCACGATCTTCGACCTGTTCGTGGTCAACGTCGCGATACCCAGCATGCAGACCACGCTGTCGGCCAGCTTCGCGCAGATCAATTTCATCATCGTCGCGTACGAGCTGGCCTACGGCGTGCTGTTGATCGCCGGCAGCCGGCTGGGCGACCGCCATGGGCGCCGCCGCCTGTTCATGCTGGGCATGGCCGGCTTCGCGCTGGCCTCGGCGCTGTGCGGACTGGCGCCCGACGCCAACACGCTGATCGGCGCGCGCGTGCTGCAGGGCGTGGCCGCGGCCACGCTGTTCCCGCAGGTCTACGCGCTGATCCGCGTCAGCTACGACGGCCACGCGCGACGCCGCGCCTTCGGCCTGCTCGGCATGACATTGGGGTTGGCGGCCATCGCCGGCCAGGTGCTGGGCGGCTGGATCGTGCATGCCGACCTGTTCGGCCTGGCATGGCGCACGATCTTCCTGGTGAACGTGCCGGTCGGCATGCTCGCGTGGCGGCTGGCCCGCCATATTCCTGAGTCGCGCGACGCCGCGGGCGCGCCGATGGACTGGGGCGGCGCGGCGCTGGTCGGAGCGGGGCTTGGCCTGCTGCTGTTGGCGCTGGTCGAAGGGCCTGCGCGCCACTGGCCGGCCTGGACCCTGGCCTGCGGCGGGGCGGCGATCGCGTTGCTGGCGCTGTTCGTGTGGACGCAGCGCCGCGCTGGCGCCGCCGGCCGCGCGCCGCTGGTCGACATGGCGTTGCTGGCGCAGCCGCGTTTCGCCGCGGGTTGCCTGCTGGTGACGCTGGTGTTCTCCACCGCCAGCGCCCTGTTCCTGTGCTACGCCCTGCTGTTGCAGACCGGCCTGGGCGTGGACGCGCTGACGGCGGGCACGGTGTTCGCGCCGGCCAGCGTCGGCTTCGTGGCCGGCTCGATGGCGGCGCCGCGGCTGGTGGCGCGCTTCGGCACGCGCGCCATCATGCTGGCCGCATTGCTGTACGGCGGCGCCACGGCCGCCCTGATGCTGCAGGTCGGGTCGGCCGGCGCCGCGCTCGCGCCGTGGTCGCTGGTGCCGGCGCTGGTCTGGTTGGGCGCGGCGCAAGGCGCGGTCAATACGCCACTGGTCAATCTCGCGCTGGGCCTGGTGCAGGACCGCCACGCGGGCATGGCCGCGGGCGTGGTGGCCACATTGCAACAGGTGGGCGCGGCGCTGGGCGTGTCCGCCGCCGGCATGCTGTTCAGCGGCGCGCTTGATGCGTACGCCGATGCCGCGGACGGCGAACGCTATGCGCGCGCGTTCGCCAGCGCCATGCAATTCAACGTGGCGGCAATCGCCACGTCGGTATTGCTGCTGTGGTGGCTGGGGCGGCGGCGTTGACCCGGCACAGCACACTAGCCCGCCGACAATTCGCGCGCGCGTTGCGCGGCCTTCAGCGCCGCCTCGGCAATGGCTCGGGCCACGCCCGCCTCGCGCAGATGCGTCAGCGCGGCGTAGGTGGTGCCGCCCTTGGAGGTCACCCGTTCCTGCAGCTCGATCAACGCCGCGTCGTCGCCCGCCGCCAGTTCCGCGGCGCCGCGAAACGCCGCCACCGACAGGCGGCGCGCATCGACCGCGCCGAAGCCGAGCTCCCGCGCCGCTTGTTCCAGCGCCGCCATGAAATGGAACACGTAGCCCGGACCGCTGCCGGTCACGGCGGTGACGGCGTCAAGCATGGCCTCGGTATCGACCCAGATGCATTCGCCCACCGCGGCGAACAGCGCATCCACCTGCGCGCGTTGCGCCGCGCCGCAACTGGCGGTGGCGTACAGGCCCGTCATGCCCAGCCCGACCTTGGCCGGCGTATTGGGCATTGCCCGCACGATGCGCGCATGGCCGCCCAGCCATTGCGACAGCGACGCGAGACTCACGCCCGCCGCGATGCTGACCACCGTGGCCGGCGCTGACAGATGCGCCCGCACTTGCCCGCAGGCGTCATGCAGCGCTTGGGGCTTGGTCGCCAGTACGCACAGCGCCGCGTCGGCGATCTCGGGGCCGGCGCTTGCCTGGCACGCCAGGCCGCGCGCCAGCAGGCTGGCGCGGGCAGGTTCAAAAGGTTCGACCACCAGGAAATCCGCCCGCTCGCGGCCCCGGGCCAACAATCCGTCGATGATGGCGCTGGCCATGTTTCCGCCGCCGATGAAGACGATTCTTTCACGCATGATGTCTGGTTCCCTGTGTCAATCGAAAATGGCCCGGCGCCTGCGCACCGCCGCGGCGTCGAGCGCGCCGATGCGATTACGCCCGAGCAGCCGCAATGTGTTCTCCAGTTCGGTCCGCAGGATCGCCAGCACCTCGCCCGCGCCGCGCGGCCCCCGTCCC from Achromobacter xylosoxidans includes the following:
- a CDS encoding MFS transporter; the encoded protein is MSCVTLPSPCPGTPARPASPGPLGLAVLLSGGFITIFDLFVVNVAIPSMQTTLSASFAQINFIIVAYELAYGVLLIAGSRLGDRHGRRRLFMLGMAGFALASALCGLAPDANTLIGARVLQGVAAATLFPQVYALIRVSYDGHARRRAFGLLGMTLGLAAIAGQVLGGWIVHADLFGLAWRTIFLVNVPVGMLAWRLARHIPESRDAAGAPMDWGGAALVGAGLGLLLLALVEGPARHWPAWTLACGGAAIALLALFVWTQRRAGAAGRAPLVDMALLAQPRFAAGCLLVTLVFSTASALFLCYALLLQTGLGVDALTAGTVFAPASVGFVAGSMAAPRLVARFGTRAIMLAALLYGGATAALMLQVGSAGAALAPWSLVPALVWLGAAQGAVNTPLVNLALGLVQDRHAGMAAGVVATLQQVGAALGVSAAGMLFSGALDAYADAADGERYARAFASAMQFNVAAIATSVLLLWWLGRRR
- the proC gene encoding pyrroline-5-carboxylate reductase, which codes for MRERIVFIGGGNMASAIIDGLLARGRERADFLVVEPFEPARASLLARGLACQASAGPEIADAALCVLATKPQALHDACGQVRAHLSAPATVVSIAAGVSLASLSQWLGGHARIVRAMPNTPAKVGLGMTGLYATASCGAAQRAQVDALFAAVGECIWVDTEAMLDAVTAVTGSGPGYVFHFMAALEQAARELGFGAVDARRLSVAAFRGAAELAAGDDAALIELQERVTSKGGTTYAALTHLREAGVARAIAEAALKAAQRARELSAG